In Mycobacterium sp. Aquia_216, a genomic segment contains:
- a CDS encoding spirocyclase AveC family protein — MTTLDRASSVDRQVAQRNTASLWVIHGGLWFALICYCWTAWVVSGDFKTNTLGRGQEPGWYVGLMRGWEVFALVVTVAIMWVFVIRPKLRDGRLSFDGLFVLGCGLMFFQEPWINWTSYQFLYSTTSINFGSWLDHIPGWSSPNAALVPVSMWAGTAYFWLVAIPAMAGSRLMGWLTRRNPGISKLRLIALTYLAFCAFDLVLESFITRTNLFSYASVIPQLSLFAGTDHQFPLYETVSWAGTYVFLSSVHFFRDDHGRSLPERGIDALRFGGVRMKTFLRFLAIVGMCQLSILLTYNIPYQLYALHSEMSSVYLKQPWRLGGVCGPNTSFDCPGPGVPIPRRDSTTNRVDQSPPSVGPRR, encoded by the coding sequence ATGACAACCCTGGACCGCGCTTCCTCGGTCGATCGTCAAGTCGCCCAACGCAATACGGCGTCGCTGTGGGTGATCCACGGAGGTCTGTGGTTTGCCCTGATCTGCTATTGCTGGACCGCTTGGGTCGTGAGCGGCGATTTCAAGACGAACACCCTCGGGCGGGGTCAGGAGCCCGGCTGGTATGTGGGCTTGATGCGCGGCTGGGAAGTCTTCGCGCTCGTCGTCACCGTTGCCATCATGTGGGTCTTCGTGATCCGGCCCAAGCTCCGTGACGGCCGCCTGTCGTTTGACGGATTGTTTGTCCTTGGATGCGGTTTGATGTTCTTCCAAGAACCGTGGATCAACTGGACGAGTTACCAATTCCTTTACAGCACCACCTCGATCAACTTCGGTAGTTGGCTGGACCACATCCCCGGGTGGAGCTCGCCGAACGCCGCGCTGGTTCCCGTCTCGATGTGGGCGGGCACCGCCTACTTCTGGCTGGTCGCGATCCCCGCGATGGCCGGCTCACGACTCATGGGCTGGTTGACCCGGCGCAATCCCGGTATCAGCAAACTGCGCCTGATTGCGCTGACATATCTGGCGTTTTGCGCCTTCGACTTGGTGCTGGAAAGCTTCATCACCAGGACGAATCTGTTCAGCTACGCGAGCGTGATTCCGCAATTGAGCCTTTTCGCCGGAACCGATCACCAGTTTCCGCTGTACGAAACGGTCAGCTGGGCAGGCACCTATGTGTTCTTGTCCAGCGTCCACTTTTTCCGTGACGACCACGGCCGTTCGCTGCCGGAACGCGGAATCGACGCGTTGAGGTTCGGCGGCGTCCGGATGAAGACCTTCCTTCGGTTCCTTGCGATCGTTGGGATGTGTCAGCTGTCAATCCTGCTGACCTACAACATCCCGTACCAGCTCTATGCCCTGCACTCGGAAATGTCGAGTGTGTACCTGAAGCAGCCGTGGCGGCTGGGGGGCGTGTGCGGCCCGAACACAAGCTTCGATTGCCCGGGTCCGGGCGTTCCCATCCCTCGGCGGGACAGCACGACCAACAGGGTCGATCAGAGCCCGCCGAGCGTTGGCCCGAGGAGATGA